The Acidobacteriota bacterium genome includes a window with the following:
- a CDS encoding L-threonylcarbamoyladenylate synthase, translating to MKTRVLKVDPSQPDPGVVEEAAQAIRDGKLVAFPTETVYGLGANALDPAAVAKIFEAKGRPATDPLIVHIAHIGQLSMCASQVPPAARKLGLAFWAGPLTIILPKKPQIPDSVTAGLPSVAVRVPSHRVARALMEMAGVPVAAPSANRFSRPSPTTAAHVLADLDGRIDVVLDGGATDIGVESTIVDFTVDPPVMRRPGGLTLEQIRSVVPEVVAVNDQGSAGVAQVAPGQLTRHYAPQAELTLYLGAAHLAVARVAADTRTLTARGARVGILAPEEDLRALAPELAPLAATGRVEVQPYGSRSDPERSARELFAGLRALDACGVSYILATATDAGGLGLAVVDRLTRAAEGRVRRV from the coding sequence ATGAAGACCCGTGTCCTGAAAGTCGATCCCAGCCAGCCCGATCCCGGCGTCGTGGAGGAAGCGGCGCAGGCCATTCGCGACGGCAAGCTCGTGGCGTTTCCGACCGAGACCGTCTATGGCCTTGGCGCCAACGCGCTGGATCCCGCGGCGGTGGCGAAGATTTTCGAGGCCAAGGGGCGGCCCGCTACCGATCCCCTCATCGTGCACATTGCCCACATCGGGCAACTGTCCATGTGCGCGTCGCAGGTGCCGCCGGCGGCGCGGAAGCTGGGCCTGGCCTTCTGGGCAGGGCCGCTCACGATCATCCTGCCGAAGAAGCCGCAGATCCCCGACAGCGTGACCGCCGGCTTGCCCAGCGTCGCGGTGCGGGTGCCCTCGCACCGGGTCGCGCGCGCGCTGATGGAGATGGCGGGAGTGCCGGTGGCAGCGCCGAGCGCCAACCGGTTCTCGCGGCCGAGTCCCACGACCGCCGCGCACGTGCTCGCCGATCTCGACGGCCGGATCGATGTCGTGCTCGACGGCGGCGCCACCGACATCGGCGTCGAGTCGACCATCGTGGACTTCACCGTGGACCCGCCCGTGATGCGCCGGCCCGGTGGATTGACGCTCGAGCAGATCCGCAGCGTGGTGCCGGAAGTGGTGGCCGTCAACGATCAGGGCAGCGCCGGGGTGGCGCAGGTTGCGCCCGGTCAACTGACGCGGCACTATGCGCCGCAAGCGGAATTGACCCTCTATCTGGGCGCCGCCCACCTGGCCGTGGCTCGAGTGGCCGCCGATACCAGGACGCTGACCGCCAGGGGCGCGCGCGTCGGCATCCTCGCGCCCGAGGAGGATCTCCGTGCTCTCGCGCCGGAGCTGGCTCCGTTGGCGGCAACGGGGCGCGTGGAAGTGCAGCCCTATGGGTCGCGAAGCGATCCGGAGCGGTCGGCGCGGGAGTTGTTCGCCGGGTTGAGGGCGCTTGATGCCTGCGGCGTCTCCTATATCCTGGCGACCGCCACCGACGCCGGCGGTCTAGGGCTCGCCGTCGTGGATCGGCTCACGCGTGCGGCCGAGGGGCGAGTCCGCAGGGTCTAG
- a CDS encoding (2Fe-2S)-binding protein produces MIAAGATVSASAYLFRTTIMGQNDGMAGAVERLITLDVNGQQRRVDVLKNETLSNTLRYKLGLTGTKLGCDRSECGACTVLVDDVPRYACSVLTHSVRGKKIQSIEGLAAPDGTLHPVQQAVVDGQGFQCAFCMPGFVMATVGFLKTNPTPTREQMAHGISGNLCRCADYNKILDVMMVAADKSRGA; encoded by the coding sequence GTGATCGCAGCTGGCGCGACCGTTTCTGCGTCGGCATACCTCTTCCGCACCACCATCATGGGCCAAAACGATGGCATGGCGGGTGCGGTCGAACGTCTCATCACGCTCGACGTCAACGGCCAGCAGCGCCGTGTGGACGTGCTGAAGAACGAGACGCTCTCCAACACCTTGCGCTACAAGCTCGGTCTGACCGGCACCAAGCTCGGTTGTGACCGGTCGGAGTGTGGCGCCTGCACGGTGCTGGTGGACGATGTGCCGCGGTATGCGTGTTCAGTGCTGACGCACAGCGTGCGCGGCAAGAAGATTCAGAGCATTGAAGGACTCGCGGCTCCCGATGGCACGCTGCACCCGGTGCAGCAGGCCGTGGTCGATGGCCAGGGCTTCCAGTGCGCCTTCTGCATGCCGGGCTTCGTTATGGCCACGGTGGGCTTCCTCAAGACCAATCCCACGCCGACGCGCGAGCAAATGGCGCACGGCATTTCCGGCAACCTGTGCCGGTGCGCCGATTACAACAAGATCCTGGATGTCATGATGGTGGCAGCCGACAAGTCGAGGGGGGCGTAA
- a CDS encoding xanthine dehydrogenase family protein: MAEQQRPVAPATPVAPAKPVEPPKKMEFRLLGKNYVTADLVAKVTGKARYAEDFRAEGMVFIKLMPSPRPHARVINIDASAALAMPGVHGILTAKDLPAPPPPPTPPPAAAPPAPAAGAAPAAGAAPAAGAAGAPAAAAAAAPPSPPMPPEFALTDEPVYEGEPILAVAADSEELASAAIDKIVVTFEPLPFVIDPLQALRPGSPNGRTQGNVFVGPSMRTLKWTADDMAIVDSGKFPVNAEATETTVFGDVAKGFAEADLIVERDMYQQTTSHQPLESRSAMAYWQNGKCYMHVSTQSLARTVAAVANWVGVKPEELVLISEYTGGGFGSKIPGAQSMAIPALMSKKLNGRPVMMRISRAEETYIGRTRPGYQGWIKMGFKKDGRVTAIDTFIVEAAGPYRRQGDHATTANLGSLLFQAPNMRFRGLSVATNTPPGTSQRAPGGLQASVWFEPLVHEAAKKLGIDQVAIRRMNAPEGQALFGLVAPDTPPGRPRNKLTSCFVKECLDQGAELFGWEARKANSGKRTGSKVRGIGVGTGAYTAGSIGVDGLCILRPDGKLEIHQGIGNLGTHSVMDTARVIAEVSNVPWENCEVVWGDTSKGLPWSSIQAGSQTTYAHTRANFATGNDLKKKLTEIAAKDFGGTPDQYDTNAQGVIRKGGGLRLTWAKAAERAIALGGIYDGTEVPKELNAMTKAAAAAHKGRGLMGVARDNLPRDGQTYGFMSAFAEVEVDVETGVWTIVDFVGVADVGTVIHPNSLGGQINGGSLQGIGHIRSQKLVYDPQYGAGLSGRMYNNKPPTMLDVPTNARWAAVGLPDPTNPTGAKGIGEPSTVAAAGAVLAALADAVGDDIIRRTPVLPEDIAATLANGRKSMMANPLQAFI, encoded by the coding sequence ATGGCTGAACAGCAGAGGCCGGTCGCGCCGGCTACACCCGTCGCGCCGGCCAAGCCCGTCGAGCCGCCCAAGAAGATGGAGTTCCGGCTCCTCGGCAAGAATTACGTCACCGCCGACCTGGTCGCGAAGGTCACCGGCAAGGCCAGGTACGCCGAAGACTTTCGTGCCGAGGGCATGGTCTTCATCAAGTTGATGCCGAGCCCGCGCCCGCATGCGCGCGTGATCAACATCGACGCCTCGGCCGCCCTGGCCATGCCGGGCGTGCACGGCATCCTGACCGCCAAGGACTTGCCGGCACCGCCGCCTCCGCCCACACCGCCTCCGGCGGCCGCTCCTCCGGCCCCGGCCGCAGGCGCCGCTCCCGCTGCCGGTGCCGCTCCGGCTGCTGGCGCCGCTGGCGCACCTGCTGCCGCTGCTGCGGCCGCGCCGCCTTCGCCGCCCATGCCCCCCGAGTTCGCGCTCACCGACGAGCCGGTCTACGAGGGTGAGCCCATTCTCGCGGTCGCGGCCGACAGCGAAGAGCTGGCCTCCGCTGCGATCGACAAGATCGTCGTCACGTTCGAGCCGCTGCCGTTTGTGATCGATCCGCTCCAGGCCCTGCGGCCGGGCTCGCCGAACGGTCGCACGCAGGGCAACGTGTTCGTGGGCCCGAGCATGCGCACGCTCAAGTGGACGGCCGACGACATGGCCATTGTCGATTCCGGCAAGTTCCCCGTGAACGCCGAAGCCACCGAGACCACCGTATTCGGCGATGTCGCGAAGGGCTTCGCCGAAGCCGATCTCATCGTCGAGCGCGACATGTACCAACAGACCACGTCGCACCAGCCGCTTGAATCGCGGTCGGCCATGGCGTACTGGCAGAACGGCAAGTGCTACATGCACGTGTCGACGCAGAGCCTGGCGCGCACGGTGGCGGCAGTGGCCAACTGGGTGGGCGTGAAGCCCGAAGAGCTCGTGCTGATCAGCGAGTACACGGGCGGCGGTTTCGGCAGCAAGATTCCGGGCGCGCAGTCGATGGCGATTCCGGCGCTGATGTCGAAGAAGCTCAATGGCCGCCCGGTGATGATGCGCATTTCGCGCGCCGAAGAGACCTACATCGGCCGCACGCGTCCCGGCTATCAGGGCTGGATCAAGATGGGCTTCAAGAAGGACGGCCGCGTCACCGCGATCGACACCTTCATCGTCGAAGCCGCCGGTCCGTATCGCCGCCAGGGCGATCACGCCACCACCGCGAACCTGGGCTCGTTGTTGTTCCAGGCGCCGAACATGCGCTTCCGCGGCCTCTCGGTCGCGACGAACACGCCGCCGGGCACGTCGCAGCGGGCGCCGGGCGGGTTGCAGGCCTCGGTCTGGTTCGAGCCGTTGGTGCATGAAGCCGCGAAGAAACTGGGCATCGACCAGGTCGCGATTCGACGGATGAACGCGCCCGAAGGTCAGGCACTGTTCGGCCTCGTCGCGCCAGACACACCACCGGGACGTCCGCGCAACAAGCTGACCAGCTGCTTCGTGAAAGAGTGCCTCGACCAGGGCGCCGAGCTGTTCGGGTGGGAAGCGCGCAAGGCCAACAGCGGCAAGCGCACCGGCAGCAAGGTGCGTGGCATCGGCGTCGGGACGGGCGCCTACACCGCCGGTTCGATCGGTGTTGACGGCCTCTGCATCCTGCGGCCTGACGGCAAGCTGGAGATTCACCAGGGCATCGGCAACCTCGGCACGCACTCGGTGATGGACACGGCGCGCGTCATCGCCGAGGTCTCGAATGTGCCGTGGGAAAACTGCGAAGTGGTCTGGGGCGACACCTCGAAGGGCCTGCCGTGGTCCTCGATCCAGGCGGGCAGCCAGACGACCTACGCCCACACCCGCGCCAACTTCGCGACGGGCAACGACCTGAAGAAGAAGCTGACCGAGATCGCTGCGAAGGACTTTGGCGGCACCCCGGATCAGTACGACACCAATGCGCAGGGCGTCATCCGCAAGGGCGGCGGTCTCCGGCTGACCTGGGCCAAGGCGGCCGAACGCGCGATTGCGCTCGGCGGGATCTATGACGGCACGGAAGTGCCGAAGGAACTGAACGCCATGACCAAGGCGGCCGCGGCGGCGCACAAGGGCCGGGGGTTGATGGGCGTGGCCCGCGACAACCTGCCGCGTGATGGCCAGACCTACGGCTTCATGTCGGCGTTTGCCGAAGTCGAGGTCGACGTCGAAACCGGCGTCTGGACCATCGTTGACTTCGTCGGCGTCGCCGACGTCGGCACGGTGATTCACCCGAACTCGCTCGGCGGCCAGATCAACGGCGGCAGCTTGCAGGGCATCGGCCACATCCGCAGCCAGAAGCTGGTCTACGACCCGCAGTACGGCGCGGGCCTCTCGGGCCGCATGTATAACAACAAACCGCCGACGATGCTGGATGTCCCCACCAATGCCAGGTGGGCCGCCGTGGGGCTGCCGGATCCGACCAACCCAACCGGCGCCAAGGGCATCGGCGAGCCGTCAACCGTCGCGGCAGCCGGCGCGGTGCTGGCGGCGCTGGCCGACGCGGTCGGCGACGACATCATCCGGCGCACACCGGTGCTGCCGGAAGACATCGCCGCGACGTTGGCCAACGGACGCAAGTCGATGATGGCCAACCCGCTTCAGGCGTTCATCTAA
- a CDS encoding xanthine dehydrogenase family protein subunit M produces the protein MPPIRDVMSAFELFQPASVGDALGILDRHGADAWVMAGGMDTFDWLKDRIKQPKVVVDLGMVDELRGIKDAAGGLEIGAMTTLTTVANDPLVKERFPLLAEAALIVASPQIRNQGTVGGNVSQDARCWYYRAGWPCYRAGGNICYADTPTALNREHAIFNADRCVAVNPSDTAPALVALDAEFVIRRGSAERVVPAREFFIGPGIDITRLTVLRQGDLLTAIRIPATWAGKAHYFEKVRDRQVWDFALVNIAASLNMSGSTISESRMVINGVSAEPMRLDAVEAAIRGKARDQATADLAADLAVQGAVPLKHNAYKIPLVKALVKRAIRGEAEWTTS, from the coding sequence ATGCCACCGATTCGTGACGTAATGTCGGCATTTGAGCTCTTCCAACCCGCGAGTGTGGGTGATGCGCTCGGAATTCTCGACCGCCATGGCGCCGACGCCTGGGTGATGGCCGGCGGGATGGATACCTTCGACTGGTTGAAGGATCGCATCAAGCAGCCGAAGGTCGTCGTTGACCTCGGCATGGTCGATGAACTGCGCGGCATCAAGGACGCCGCCGGCGGCCTCGAGATCGGCGCCATGACGACGCTGACGACGGTTGCCAACGACCCGTTGGTCAAGGAGCGGTTCCCGCTGCTGGCCGAGGCGGCGTTGATTGTCGCCTCGCCGCAGATTCGCAACCAGGGCACCGTCGGCGGCAACGTGTCGCAGGACGCGCGCTGCTGGTACTACCGCGCCGGCTGGCCGTGTTATCGCGCCGGTGGCAACATCTGCTACGCCGACACGCCTACGGCGCTCAATCGCGAGCACGCGATCTTCAACGCCGACCGGTGTGTCGCGGTGAACCCGTCCGACACGGCCCCAGCGCTCGTCGCGCTCGATGCCGAGTTCGTGATCAGGCGCGGCTCGGCCGAGCGCGTCGTGCCGGCCCGCGAGTTCTTCATCGGCCCCGGCATCGACATCACCCGGCTCACGGTGCTGCGACAGGGCGATTTGCTTACCGCGATCCGCATCCCGGCCACGTGGGCAGGGAAGGCGCACTACTTCGAGAAGGTGCGCGATCGCCAGGTGTGGGACTTCGCGCTGGTCAACATTGCCGCCTCGCTGAACATGTCGGGTTCGACCATCAGCGAATCACGCATGGTGATCAACGGCGTGTCCGCCGAACCGATGCGGCTCGACGCGGTCGAGGCCGCCATCAGGGGCAAGGCCCGCGACCAGGCCACGGCCGACCTCGCGGCCGACCTCGCCGTGCAGGGCGCGGTGCCGCTCAAACACAACGCGTACAAGATCCCGCTGGTCAAGGCGCTGGTGAAGCGCGCCATTCGTGGAGAGGCTGAATGGACAACTTCGTAG
- a CDS encoding cytochrome b/b6 domain-containing protein encodes MDNFVEWARSPWGESVLVHISWDLFWAALVGGLLFLLAHAGYMLFSQHHKREASEVDRMEADMKGLPANILRHSFVSRVFHWVMAFAMLTLLITAFLPIVGVQFAWVYWHWMAGILLTASIMFHIVHATFVLDFWSIWVGPRDIPEFKAEMLREVGIDAPGPKPGKYPLGNRLYHLAVMVAGLAVIATGILMMWRVRTGIVERNPYILSDATWGITYVVHGLMGVGFVGLVIAHIYFALRPEKLWITKSMIFGTISRRQYLEHHDPDRWVADKSGSN; translated from the coding sequence ATGGACAACTTCGTAGAATGGGCGCGCAGCCCGTGGGGTGAGTCGGTTCTCGTCCACATCTCATGGGATCTGTTCTGGGCGGCGCTCGTTGGCGGCCTGTTGTTCCTGCTCGCGCACGCTGGCTACATGCTGTTCTCGCAGCACCACAAGCGCGAGGCGTCCGAGGTGGATCGCATGGAGGCCGACATGAAGGGTCTCCCGGCGAACATCCTGCGCCACAGCTTCGTGTCGCGGGTGTTCCACTGGGTGATGGCGTTTGCCATGCTGACCCTGTTGATCACCGCGTTCCTGCCCATCGTCGGGGTCCAGTTCGCGTGGGTCTACTGGCACTGGATGGCCGGCATCCTGCTGACCGCGTCGATCATGTTCCACATCGTGCACGCCACCTTCGTCCTCGACTTCTGGTCGATCTGGGTGGGGCCGCGGGACATCCCGGAGTTCAAGGCCGAGATGCTGCGTGAAGTGGGCATCGACGCGCCGGGGCCCAAGCCGGGCAAGTATCCGCTCGGCAACCGCCTCTATCACCTCGCGGTGATGGTGGCTGGGCTGGCGGTGATCGCGACCGGCATCCTGATGATGTGGCGCGTGCGTACCGGGATCGTCGAACGCAACCCATACATCCTGAGCGACGCCACGTGGGGCATCACCTACGTCGTGCACGGCTTGATGGGCGTCGGCTTCGTCGGCCTGGTCATCGCGCACATCTACTTCGCGCTGCGGCCCGAGAAGCTCTGGATCACCAAGTCGATGATCTTCGGCACCATCTCGCGCCGGCAGTACCTCGAGCACCACGATCCGGATCGCTGGGTCGCCGACAAGTCCGGTTCCAATTGA
- a CDS encoding phosphonatase-like hydrolase produces MTLPALVVFDLAGTTIEDRGQVPAAFTAALAAHGIVATAEQITRVRGASKRQAIRAFVASDAEASRVYAAFQLALAARFEADRVNPIPGAAECFQALRHAGARVALTTGFDRDITNLLIAALSWQDVADTIVCGDDVAQGRPAPDLILRAMAETGVTRPTTVATVGDTTLDLEAGAAAGVGWNIGVLSGAHGRDALARSPHTHLVQSVAALPELWRPA; encoded by the coding sequence TTGACGTTACCGGCCCTCGTCGTGTTCGACCTGGCCGGCACCACCATCGAGGATCGCGGCCAGGTGCCGGCGGCCTTCACCGCGGCCCTCGCGGCGCATGGCATTGTCGCCACCGCCGAGCAGATCACGCGGGTGCGTGGCGCATCGAAGCGACAGGCCATCCGGGCGTTTGTCGCCAGCGACGCCGAGGCATCCCGGGTCTATGCCGCATTTCAGTTGGCGTTGGCCGCGCGGTTTGAGGCCGATCGTGTCAATCCCATCCCCGGGGCGGCCGAGTGCTTCCAGGCACTGCGCCACGCGGGCGCCAGGGTGGCGCTGACGACCGGCTTCGACCGCGACATCACCAACCTGTTGATTGCGGCGCTGTCCTGGCAGGACGTCGCCGACACCATCGTGTGCGGTGATGATGTGGCGCAGGGCCGCCCGGCACCGGATCTGATCCTGCGGGCGATGGCCGAGACCGGCGTGACCCGTCCCACGACGGTCGCTACCGTGGGCGATACGACGCTGGACCTGGAGGCAGGCGCGGCTGCGGGTGTGGGCTGGAATATCGGGGTGTTGTCAGGGGCGCACGGGCGAGACGCGCTCGCGCGCTCGCCGCATACACATCTGGTCCAGTCGGTAGCGGCGTTGCCAGAACTCTGGCGGCCGGCGTAG
- a CDS encoding ankyrin repeat domain-containing protein, whose protein sequence is MRFVQSVAFVSVLSVPMLAAAQAQLPPAATTKVDYTKDVKPLLQQNCYSCHGPEVQQAGLRLDLRQNALRGGDYGPVIVPGKSTESKLIHRLVGGDGGMQMPPTGALLAEEVGLLRAWVDQGAEFVNEVADEAPPRPIDPMLAALITAVRTTSKAQVKPLLAASRDSARSADPGGSTLLHHAAGFGTIDTMTMLLDAGAEVNAKNRRGSTPLHWGIDNEAKVRLLIARGAAVNVKQVEGRTPLYQAAAMSNTHSVVKQLLAAGADPNLAMANGRTPLMAAAQRGDLEVMRMLVAANATVDARNGAGETALILASGDGSPAAVRFLIEKGADVQARTKRNETALGNASTAGVEGTVDLLLEHGAEVNVRNVRGYSPLLLAASSDAVPAGVVKTLLAKGADTSFVGDYDETARDMASRRGDTEVTRLLGGVTPAQVAAVASHLSVGAGTRRPIADAISQALAMIVTQSHTFIRVGGCNSCHSQDLPSAVVGYARSRGLRIAHDIPQLPQSMLPSPDRLMDLSGVISAPSIAWELVDFGMNGVPKSAFTDGAARAILSMQSANGSWSGNESRRPPMNAGDFQSAAVCIFALKHYTPAGMTTRGSEAIARAVRWLETATPRTTQDRAFHALALAWANDGAENAKSSARALIALQQPDGGWQQLPGMPADAYATGQALFALLIAGKLPSTDPAVQKGIDYLLRTQAADGTWHVQTRAIWLQPYFESGFPYGRDQFISTAGTAWAAMALAAVAPQQPGTSVARR, encoded by the coding sequence ATGAGATTCGTTCAATCGGTGGCGTTCGTCTCGGTACTGTCGGTGCCGATGCTGGCCGCGGCGCAGGCTCAGCTGCCGCCCGCGGCCACGACGAAGGTGGACTACACGAAAGACGTAAAACCGCTGTTGCAGCAGAACTGCTACAGCTGCCATGGGCCCGAGGTGCAGCAGGCCGGCCTCCGTCTTGACTTGCGGCAGAACGCGCTGCGGGGCGGCGACTACGGCCCGGTGATCGTCCCCGGGAAGAGCACGGAGAGCAAGCTGATTCACCGCCTGGTTGGCGGCGATGGCGGCATGCAGATGCCCCCGACCGGTGCGCTGCTCGCGGAAGAGGTCGGCCTGCTGCGCGCCTGGGTCGATCAGGGCGCGGAATTTGTCAACGAGGTGGCCGACGAAGCGCCGCCCAGGCCCATCGATCCAATGCTGGCCGCCCTGATCACTGCCGTGCGGACAACATCGAAGGCCCAGGTGAAACCGCTCCTCGCCGCCAGTCGTGATTCGGCCAGGAGCGCGGACCCGGGGGGATCGACGTTGCTCCATCACGCGGCCGGCTTCGGTACGATCGACACGATGACGATGCTGCTCGACGCAGGGGCCGAGGTGAACGCGAAGAACCGTCGCGGCTCGACCCCGCTGCACTGGGGCATCGACAACGAGGCGAAAGTGCGGCTACTCATTGCTCGCGGCGCAGCCGTCAACGTGAAGCAGGTCGAGGGGCGCACGCCACTCTATCAAGCCGCCGCCATGTCGAACACGCACTCCGTCGTCAAGCAGCTGCTGGCGGCCGGCGCCGATCCGAACTTGGCGATGGCCAACGGGCGCACGCCCCTGATGGCGGCCGCCCAGCGCGGCGACCTCGAGGTGATGCGCATGCTCGTGGCCGCGAACGCGACCGTCGACGCCAGAAACGGCGCCGGCGAAACCGCGCTGATCCTGGCCTCGGGCGACGGGTCACCGGCCGCGGTCCGGTTCCTCATTGAAAAAGGCGCGGACGTGCAGGCCCGCACGAAACGGAATGAAACAGCCCTCGGCAACGCCAGCACGGCGGGCGTCGAGGGCACCGTCGATCTGCTGCTCGAGCATGGCGCCGAGGTGAACGTCCGTAACGTCCGCGGGTACTCGCCGTTGTTGCTGGCCGCCAGCTCCGACGCGGTCCCGGCCGGCGTCGTCAAGACGCTGCTCGCCAAGGGCGCCGATACGAGCTTCGTTGGCGACTACGACGAGACGGCGCGCGACATGGCCAGCCGGCGCGGCGACACCGAGGTCACCCGCCTCCTTGGCGGCGTCACGCCCGCCCAGGTTGCCGCGGTGGCATCGCACCTCTCGGTCGGTGCTGGCACGCGACGCCCAATTGCCGACGCCATTTCTCAGGCACTCGCCATGATTGTCACGCAAAGCCACACCTTCATCCGCGTGGGCGGCTGCAACTCGTGCCACTCCCAGGACCTGCCGTCCGCCGTCGTCGGCTACGCACGCAGCCGAGGGCTGCGCATCGCGCACGACATACCGCAGCTGCCGCAGTCAATGCTGCCCTCGCCAGACCGGTTGATGGACCTGAGCGGTGTCATCAGCGCGCCGAGCATCGCGTGGGAACTGGTGGACTTCGGCATGAACGGGGTGCCAAAGAGCGCGTTCACCGACGGCGCGGCGCGCGCCATTCTGTCGATGCAGTCGGCCAATGGCAGCTGGTCGGGCAACGAGAGCCGGCGACCGCCGATGAACGCCGGCGACTTCCAGTCGGCGGCGGTGTGCATCTTCGCGCTGAAGCACTACACGCCCGCGGGCATGACCACCCGCGGTAGCGAGGCGATCGCGCGCGCGGTGCGGTGGTTGGAAACCGCGACCCCGCGCACGACACAGGACCGCGCGTTCCATGCTTTGGCGCTCGCCTGGGCGAACGACGGGGCCGAAAACGCGAAGAGCTCCGCCCGCGCGCTCATTGCGCTGCAGCAGCCGGATGGCGGTTGGCAGCAGCTGCCCGGGATGCCGGCCGACGCCTATGCCACGGGGCAGGCGCTTTTCGCCCTGTTGATTGCCGGCAAATTACCCTCGACCGACCCGGCCGTCCAAAAGGGTATCGATTACCTGCTGAGGACGCAGGCGGCGGACGGAACCTGGCACGTGCAAACGCGAGCCATCTGGCTGCAGCCGTACTTCGAGAGCGGCTTCCCGTATGGACGCGACCAGTTCATCTCGACCGCCGGCACTGCCTGGGCGGCGATGGCACTGGCAGCGGTGGCGCCACAGCAGCCCGGTACGTCGGTCGCACGGAGATAG
- a CDS encoding glycosyltransferase translates to MKHLSLVVPAYNEAALLPRLLDTVDVARSRYAGGAGAIDIVVADNGSTDQTSALAEARGCRVARVEKRMIGASRNGGAALATAPVICFVDADMQVHPDTFNAIATAMADPGIAGGATGVTMERWSVGIACTYAMLLPMVWLTRMDTGVVFCRREDFARVGGYSETRHFAEDVDFLWKLTRLGWSRGQRLTRLRPVKAIASVRKFDRYGDWHYLTMMPMLVAGTLRARASGSTLARQYWYDDR, encoded by the coding sequence ATGAAGCACCTGTCGCTGGTCGTCCCGGCCTACAACGAGGCGGCGCTTCTGCCGCGCCTGCTCGACACCGTGGACGTGGCACGTTCGCGTTACGCCGGCGGGGCCGGGGCCATCGACATCGTGGTCGCCGACAACGGCTCCACTGACCAGACTTCTGCACTTGCTGAAGCGCGCGGCTGCCGAGTGGCGCGGGTCGAGAAGCGAATGATCGGCGCCTCTCGAAATGGCGGCGCGGCCCTCGCGACCGCACCGGTCATCTGTTTCGTCGACGCCGACATGCAGGTGCATCCCGACACCTTCAACGCGATCGCCACGGCCATGGCCGATCCGGGCATCGCCGGCGGCGCAACCGGCGTGACCATGGAGCGCTGGTCCGTGGGAATTGCCTGCACCTACGCGATGCTGCTGCCGATGGTATGGCTCACGCGCATGGACACGGGGGTCGTGTTCTGTCGACGCGAGGACTTCGCCCGCGTGGGTGGCTACAGCGAAACCCGCCACTTCGCCGAGGATGTCGACTTCCTGTGGAAGCTGACGCGCCTGGGCTGGTCGCGCGGCCAGCGCCTGACGCGGCTGCGGCCGGTGAAGGCGATCGCGTCGGTCCGCAAGTTCGATCGCTATGGCGACTGGCACTACCTGACGATGATGCCGATGCTGGTGGCGGGCACGCTCCGCGCCCGCGCCTCGGGCAGCACTCTGGCCCGGCAATACTGGTACGACGACCGGTAG